The uncultured Sphaerochaeta sp. genome includes the window GATACGAACCTGTTTGGGACTTTTGGGTTACTCAACCTTACTGCCTACACCTCGCAGAATGATGGAACACTGGAGAATTGGGACAATCGCGAGGACCATCTGGAATTTGACGTAACAGGGGTTGCCATCGGTGAGACGAACCTGAGTCTCAATTTCCTGTATGAACGGCAGAAAACCAGCAACCCGGACGGAAAGATTGAGTATGATATCAACTGGACTGGTATTCGGCTCATGGAGACAAAGCTGGCATTCTCTTTTGATGGGGTCATCAATCCCAGTGCAACCACCCAGCAGTTCAATTATGATATCAACTGGACAGGGCTTAACCTGTTTGGTACAAGGGTGAGTATTAAGACATGGGCGGAGTATGAACCTTCCACCGGCTTCGAGCAGATGAATCCTGATATCCATGGATTCAGCTGGACGTATGGTCCCTTCAAGCAGAATGAAGGACGCTACACCTTGAGTAACTTGCTCGAATGGAACAGCAAGCTTACCAACCTTAAGACGGAAACCAACCTCATTCAGCATGACTTGAAACTCTTCACCAGGCCGCTTTCCTTCAAGATTACCTTACTTACCAACAAGAAAGTAGCGGATGAGAATCTGCATGATGCAACCCTTTCCACAACACTCGGAACGAACTTCAAGCTCCCCTTCATCGGTTGGCGATGGTCTACCTCGTTCACTCCAGGAGTTGAGTATCTGTATGGAAGAGAATCCTTGGCTCAGTATCTGGAATACTCCAATACCATCAGCAACGGAGGACGTGTTAATTACCTATCCAGCAAGGATAAATACCGTGAGGGGCTTATCTTCAATTTCAAGCACGTCTATCGTGATTACCAGAGTGAAGAATTTGAGTACAAGAGTTACTGGTATGTAGAGAGCAATATCACTTGGTTCCCCTTTGTGGTATGGCGGTTTAATCCACACATCCGATTCAATGGATTCTATTCTGGATTGAATCCGAAAAAGTACACATTCCTCCCATCCGATGGGAAAAATGTCTCAGAGTATTTCAGGGGATATCTTTCACGTTCAGACGCAATTACCTTCGAAGATGGGGCAATCCCCTACGCAGGAGTACTCAATCTAAACCTTATGGTGGAGTTCATTGACTTCGGATTTGCCAAATCCTATGCAAACCCTTTCCTTGATATCGGGATATTTGGAAATCCTGACGCTGAGCAAGGTTATTCCCTGCTTGCCACGGCGGGAATGGAAGGGTGGGGTGTCCTCGACCGTTTCCCAAGTCATCCGATGCGTGTCTCCCTTGGTTTCAATCTTTTTGATGTCATGGATGCGATGAAAGGAACCATCGATCCCCTTGATGTGGAATGGGAGTTATCGGTGAGTTTCGAACTCTACTTCTGATCTAATCAGAAGACAAAAAAAGCCCAACACTTCGTGACGGAACATGTTGGGCTTTCTTATATCTTGAGAGATGTTATCGTAATGTAAGCAACATATCACCGTCCTTGATCCAGCCTTTTTTTCTCATAAACGTACTGAATAAGAGGGTGATGAGGGAAGGAAGCAGGAAGTGCATCAAGAGAACCACCGGCCAAGCTTCCAATCCCATTACTGCGATAGCGTTGAACTGGCCGACCAATCCACTGGTTCCCATGCCAGCCCCTGCGCTGTTGTTCTCCATCTTGAAAAGCACTGTACTCACTGGTCCCAGGATTGCAGAGGTCAGGGTAGGGGGTATCCAAATCAGGGGATTCTTCCAGATATTTGGAATCTGGATCATACTCGTTCCGAGTCCTTGGCTCAGCAACCCACCGAGTCTGTTCTCCTTGTAGGAGCTCACTGCAAAGCCAATCATCTGACAACTACAACCAACAACTGCTGCTCCTGCCGCAAGCCCATCGAGCCCTAGGCTGATGCTGATCGCAGCACTACTGATCGGGAGTGTGAGTACCATGCCTACCACGGTAGATACCAAGATACCCATCGGCAGTGGATACAATGTGGTCAATGAGTTGATGAATGCCCCAATGTATTTCATCAATGCAGCAATGGGAGGAGCAATGAAATATCCTACCAATGATCCGACCAAGATGGTGGTGAGCGGAACGATAAGAATATCGACACCAGTTTTTCCTGCAACTTTTTTTGAGCTTTCCGCTGCCGCAAGACCTGCTATCATAGCCCCTACTGGCTCTCCAAGAGCCAGGGCTATCCTATTTGTAAAGGAGAAGGTTCCAGCCCCTACAGCACCTGCTACAGCGCTTCCCAGTACTCCGAGAGGGCTAGCCCCTACGGCGATTGCAACTCCCATCCCAATTGCAGGACCGGTAAGGTACTGGGCAACCCTACCGATGTGTTCGAGCAGGAGAATGGAACTGTAATGTCCAATTTGCTTGATGATAAGACCAATGATGAGTGAGGCAAAGAGGCCTTGAGCCATTCCGCTCAAAACACGGGTGATATAACCACCCACCTGCCTCCCCTCTGAAGAAATCATTCCTTCAGCCATAGAGAGCTCCTATATGATTGGATTTGGTGGATGACTTAGCACGTGTACAAACCTTGGTTTTACACGAGGCCTCCGGTACGTAGGACTATACCGTATGAGGGAAATCATTGTAAAGAGAGTGCGATAATTACACGTGGCAGATGATAGATGCTCTTCTTACTGAGTATTAGCACCTTTCTCTTTTATGCATCTCTCTGCGTCCTCTGTGATCATGCGTGCAAACGCATCACTGTCAAAGGTGGTGGGCAACTTTTCAAAGGCTTCCTTCATCGCCTCTTGTGCCTGGCTATCCTCGCTGTATGCCTGCAGTATATCAACCTGCTTCTCAATCGTGTTCTCTACCCAGCCAACCTTATGTCGTTCGAAAAACTCGGTAGTGGGTTTTGCTGCATAGAGCAAATTTGAGATAAGAAAGGGGCGCTTGAGATAGAGGGACTCCATCAATGCATTGGCTCCTGCCTTCCCCGCCTGTACATCACAGGCACAGATATAGTCCTGGATATTATCAACAAAGCCAGGGGTATAGAGAGGAAAGGAGGGATATTTTTCCCTGAAACGCTTGTACTGTAATTTCGTGCTACTGCTGAGTGTTCCCACGGTGATGATTTGCCAATCGAGGTTTCTTTTTTGTACCTCCTCAAGGAAATCGGTTGTGCCTATGCCTTCTCCACCAAGATTGAGCAAGACAGTAAAACGGTCCATCATACCCAAATGTTTTCTAGCCTGTTGTTTCTCAGGGATTTCGGTGTGCATCATCTGTGTTTTCAATGGGAATGGACAGATGGAAATCGTTTTCTCCTCTTGTCCGAACTCGATGGCATGTTCTTTTCCCAACTGGGTACAGATATAAAATCGATCCAATGCAGAATTAATCCCCAGCCTAGGGGTGAATACAACATCCGTAGCGTATTCGAATACTGGTACCGGTAATCCTAGCTTTGCAACGATTGGTTGGATAAGACAGCCAGCAAGAAAGTGGGCAACAACAATGCAATCAGGGGTATTTGCATCGTACCATGCTTTGAAATCTTTCATTGCATGACTGTGTGTCCCCAAGAATCGGAATAACCTTGCATTGAACCAAGAGTCCTGCTTGGAATCAATGAAGGCCTCGAGACGAGGGAAATGCAACATCAGCCTCCAGTTGGATTTACTCATCCAATTGACGATAGGTGCATTGACTGTTTCAAATAAATCAGCAACAACGGTGGTGTGGCCCAGCCTGAGCGCGGCATCACTCAAAGCTTTCGCAGGGGTGATGTGGCCTTTCCCTGCATTGACATATAAAAATGCTATGTGCATGCGTCAAGAATAGGGTAAAAACCGGACCGGGACAAGTAGAGAAACTGTCTTTACGATATTTCTCTTGCTTGCGTCCTGGATAGGTACGCGCTATCATGGGATTCAGGAGCGTTCTGGGTGAAAATTCTTGTCACTACAGATTTCTATCTACCGCATATTACCGGTGTTACGACCGTAGTGGTAAATGAACAAAACATGCTTGGCAAGCTTGGTCATGAAGTACGTTTGCTCACCATAGGAAAATCTCCTGTCTCTTCATATAAGGAAGGTGTCTACTACATGAAGGGTAGCAGGATACAACCGCTCAGGGATTCCCAGCTAACTTTCTCATACCATGATCCCCTTCTCCAGGATATTCTTTCCTGGGGACCAGATATCGTACACTCCAACAATGAGTTTATTACCATGGGTTGGGCAAGAAGAATCTCAGAAGCACTGAATATACCACTGATCCACACCTGCCATACTGATTTTACCCGCTACGATGCTTCTCGCCGAATTCGGCATACACTCTGGGATACCATGATGGCAACCATCGTAAAGAGACGGGTACGCTATTGTGATCTTCTGATCAGTCCATCCCTTTCTCACAGTCATATGCTGGAGCGCTACCATGTAAAGCAACCAATTGTTGTCCTTCCCAGTGGCATTGACTTGGAGCGGTTCCAACGTCCAGTTGGAATCGAAGAAATTGCTTCATTACGTGCCAGTTTTGGTTTCTCCAAGGAACATTGCATCCTGGTCTCCGTATGTCGACTATCCAGTGAGAAACGAGTGAACAGAAGTATTGATGACTTTTTCCTTCTCTCCTTTCTTGAACCTTCTGCCAGGTTGCTCCTGGTGGGTGGCGGACCGAAGGAGGAGAGCCTGAAAAAGCAGGTCGCTGATTTGGGATTGGAAGGCCTTGTGGTATTTGCGGGAGCGGTTCCTGCAGAAAATGTCCCTCTCTATTACAGACTCTCTGACATATTCATCTCATCCTCTGTCCGCGAGTCCCAAGGTCTTGGTTTTATCGAAGCAATGGCAAGCTCGCTTCCGGTAGTACTGCGTGAA containing:
- a CDS encoding PTS sugar transporter subunit IIC; this translates as MAEGMISSEGRQVGGYITRVLSGMAQGLFASLIIGLIIKQIGHYSSILLLEHIGRVAQYLTGPAIGMGVAIAVGASPLGVLGSAVAGAVGAGTFSFTNRIALALGEPVGAMIAGLAAAESSKKVAGKTGVDILIVPLTTILVGSLVGYFIAPPIAALMKYIGAFINSLTTLYPLPMGILVSTVVGMVLTLPISSAAISISLGLDGLAAGAAVVGCSCQMIGFAVSSYKENRLGGLLSQGLGTSMIQIPNIWKNPLIWIPPTLTSAILGPVSTVLFKMENNSAGAGMGTSGLVGQFNAIAVMGLEAWPVVLLMHFLLPSLITLLFSTFMRKKGWIKDGDMLLTLR
- a CDS encoding UDP-N-acetylglucosamine--LPS N-acetylglucosamine transferase gives rise to the protein MHIAFLYVNAGKGHITPAKALSDAALRLGHTTVVADLFETVNAPIVNWMSKSNWRLMLHFPRLEAFIDSKQDSWFNARLFRFLGTHSHAMKDFKAWYDANTPDCIVVAHFLAGCLIQPIVAKLGLPVPVFEYATDVVFTPRLGINSALDRFYICTQLGKEHAIEFGQEEKTISICPFPLKTQMMHTEIPEKQQARKHLGMMDRFTVLLNLGGEGIGTTDFLEEVQKRNLDWQIITVGTLSSSTKLQYKRFREKYPSFPLYTPGFVDNIQDYICACDVQAGKAGANALMESLYLKRPFLISNLLYAAKPTTEFFERHKVGWVENTIEKQVDILQAYSEDSQAQEAMKEAFEKLPTTFDSDAFARMITEDAERCIKEKGANTQ
- a CDS encoding glycosyltransferase; this encodes MKILVTTDFYLPHITGVTTVVVNEQNMLGKLGHEVRLLTIGKSPVSSYKEGVYYMKGSRIQPLRDSQLTFSYHDPLLQDILSWGPDIVHSNNEFITMGWARRISEALNIPLIHTCHTDFTRYDASRRIRHTLWDTMMATIVKRRVRYCDLLISPSLSHSHMLERYHVKQPIVVLPSGIDLERFQRPVGIEEIASLRASFGFSKEHCILVSVCRLSSEKRVNRSIDDFFLLSFLEPSARLLLVGGGPKEESLKKQVADLGLEGLVVFAGAVPAENVPLYYRLSDIFISSSVRESQGLGFIEAMASSLPVVLREDHSLGFSVEDEGCGYICDESHSFVNALAVMVSDKQKRKEMGERSKQASECFSLACWANSLVSVCETTLDTSGKRNNRRHNHQGGKHAVE